From Carya illinoinensis cultivar Pawnee chromosome 5, C.illinoinensisPawnee_v1, whole genome shotgun sequence, one genomic window encodes:
- the LOC122312004 gene encoding protein WHAT'S THIS FACTOR 9, mitochondrial has protein sequence MAPPYTKLPHQLHQFRTFIDARIKWVRDPYLDFTVHREKDLQQAVFLKNHILSTPSKSLPLSTASLLKPHLHLPTSTYKFSLKYPSIFTQFHPRPNLPPQLKLTQQALALHKEESAIHSSPIHRKEAVRRLSKLLMLTRACKLPIYIVDRMIWDMGLPHNYVLTLLADFPEYFQVCEIKDELSGEQVLALELVSWRDELAVSELERRVLNCGNSGSKKGRRIAFPMCLPKGFELEKKVWNWVEEWQELPYISPYENAFHLSPSSAQAEKWAVAVLHELFWLLVSKKMERDIAFCVGEYLGFGARFKKALSHYPGIFYVSNKIRTQTVVLREAYRKDFLVEKHPLMGMRYRYIHLMNKMPKWRKQAVVMATGG, from the coding sequence ATGGCTCCTCCATACACCAAGCTCCCGCACCAGCTACACCAATTCCGTACCTTCATCGACGCCAGAATCAAATGGGTCCGAGACCCATACCTCGACTTCACGGTCCATCGAGAGAAAGACCTCCAGCAAGCCGTTTTCCTCAAGAACCACATCCTCTCAACCCCTTCCAAGTCCCTCCCTCTCTCCACCGCCTCTCTCCTCAAACCTCACCTCCACCTCCCCACCTCCACCTACAAGTTCTCCCTGAAATACCCCTCCATTTTCACCCAATTCCATCCCCGTCCTAACCTCCCTCCTCAACTTAAGCTCACCCAGCAAGCCCTTGCCCTCCACAAAGAAGAATCCGCCATTCACAGCTCCCCGATTCACCGAAAGGAAGCGGTTCGACGCCTCTCCAAGCTCCTAATGCTTACCAGAGCCTGCAAAttgcctatatatatagtagatagAATGATATGGGACATGGGTCTTCCTCATAATTATGTTTTGACCCTTCTCGCAGATTTCCCCGAGTATTTTCAGGTTTGCGAGATCAAGGACGAATTGAGTGGTGAGCAAGTACTTGCCTTAGAGCTTGTTTCTTGGAGGGACGAACTGGCAGTGTCGGAATTGGAGAGAAGGGTGTTGAACTGCGGTAACTCGGGCTCCAAGAAAGGAAGGCGCATTGCGTTCCCCATGTGTTTGCCAAAAGGATTTGAGTTAGAGAAAAAGGTGTGGAATTGGGTCGAGGAGTGGCAAGAGCTTCCGTACATTTCTCCCTACGAGAATGCGTTTCACTTGTCGCCTAGTAGCGCTCAGGCTGAGAAGTGGGCTGTGGCGGTGCTTCACGAGTTGTTTTGGTTGCTTGTGTCGAAGAAGATGGAGAGGGACATTGCGTTTTGCGTGGGGGAGTATTTGGGGTTTGGGGCGAGGTTTAAGAAGGCTTTGTCTCATTATCCGGGTATATTTTACGTGTCAAATAAGATCAGGACGCAGACTGTGGTGCTTAGGGAGGCTTATAGGAAGGATTTCTTGGTGGAGAAGCATCCATTGATGGGTATGAGGTATCGATACATTCATCTTATGAATAAGATGCCTAAGTGGCGAAAGCAAGCGGTTGTTATGGCCACTGGGGGCTGA
- the LOC122311024 gene encoding uncharacterized protein At5g49945 translates to MANRSLLPSSLLHLLALLSLLNLLLSHLSRSLVLATDSHFEGFDSEDADADADPDSDILYPNSLRSPSLTLSDPDPSRLSPPDPVPDSRSPPSSSDPPKPSYSSFDDWDEDEFEGLPILEEKPIETPIITEDATPSDSNSKPSASPKAKPTLKSYTAEIVCGTFLIMFLINYFTGKRENESLALAWAAKFATKNSIFERNFSLLGVGEGDDSPLLLKEGQTMFKFYASGRRCCQGLLATMELKSRHDLISRLYNLVVPCKDEIAFEVYMNEDAMDHVVLAVSRKKAAKVMQKEVRDLQKFAGMVSPPTSGRKWVSEELAVLSESKEVAGDLITDAVLDQVFGEKAFEKFGKYFISMHFSDQHPGTHKKMLLFKFALPDANNVGDMTRLVALVPYYIDLIGRYKLSSQARSKTEAARLKAAQEAHKELQNARQEALQKKKAERKKLMEEAEAQLSAESIRKKEAKDRARQTKKGMPKIKMSRAH, encoded by the exons ATGGCGAATCGATCCCTCCTCCCCTCTTCTCTCTTACACTTGCTCGCTCTACTCTCACTCCTCAACCTCCTCCTTTCccatctctctcgctctctcgtCCTCGCCACCGATTCCCACTTCGAAGGCTTCGACTCTGAAGATGCCGATGCCGATGCCGATCCCGATTCCGATATCCTCTACCCTAACTCCCTCCGATCtccttctctcactctctctgatCCCGACCCCTCTCGACTCTCTCCCCCGGATCCCGTTCCGGACTCTCGGTCTCCGCCTTCTTCGTCGGATCCTCCCAAGCCTTCCTACTCCAGCTTCGATGACTGGGACGAGGACGAATTCGAAGGCCTACCGATTCTCGAAGAGAAGCCCATAGAGACCCCGATTATCACCGAGGATGCCACTCCCTCTGATTCGAACTCGAAACCCTCAGCCTCCCCGAAAGCGAAGCCAACCCTAAAGTCTTACACCGCCGAGATCGTGTGCGGGACTTTTCTGATCATGTTCTTGATCAACTACTTCACCGGGAAGCGCGAGAACGAGAGCCTTGCCCTTGCCTGGGCCGCTAAATTTGCCACCAAAAACTCCATCTTTGAGCGGAATTTCAGTCTGTTGGGGGTCGGCGAAGGCGACGACTCGCCGTTGCTGCTGAAGGAGGGGCAGACCATGTTCAAGTTCTACGCGAGCGGGCGTAGGTGTTGCCAGGGGTTGTTGGCGACGATGGAGCTGAAGAGCCGGCATGATTTGATATCGAGGTTATACAATTTGGTGGTGCCGTGCAAAGACGAGATTGCTTTCGAGGTGTATATGAACGAAGACGCCATGGACCACGTGGTTCTTGCGGTGTCGAGGAAGAAGGCGGCGAAGGTGATGCAGAAGGAGGTAAGGGATTTGCAGAAGTTCGCCGGGATGGTGTCGCCGCCAACGAGTGGTAGGAAGTGGGTGAGCGAAGAGTTGGCAGTTCTCTCGGAATCGAAAGAGGTGGCAGGGGATTTGATCACGGATGCCGTGCTTGATCAG GTTTTTGGAGAAAAAGCTTTTGAGAAATTCGGAAAGTATTTCATCTCAATGCATTTCTCTGATCAACACCCAGGCACACACAAGAAGATGCTCTTGTTCAAGTTTGCCCTCCCAGACGCCAATAACGTGGGTGATATGACTCGATTGGTGGCTCTTGTGCCTTATTATATTGACTTGATAGGGCGGTACAAACTGAGTTCTCAG GCTCGATCTAAAACAGAAGCAGCCAGATTAAAGGCTGCTCAAGAGGCACATAAAGAACTTCAAAATGCTAGGCAAGAAGCCttgcagaaaaagaaagcaGAGAGGAAAAAGCTCATGGAGGAAGCTGAGGCGCAGCTTAGTGCAGAGTCCATTCGGAAGAAAGAAGCAAAAGATCGTGCTCGTCAGACGAAGAAGGGAATGCCAAAAATAAAGATGTCCCGCGCACACTAA
- the LOC122310534 gene encoding WEB family protein At3g51220-like, producing MEPHSPPENQNVLDYNSNVDTSRPFRSVKEAVAIFGERLLVGEIYSQKPYGKAPKEETSWKFSSTPFKLDDQKVEDHNEQYLLLDSLKKLEAQLEETKVELKLLKERESETEVALASLNAELHKNMSKLAEAEAAAAGKAMGTREIRSTFGRANSTGIREEEKKRELMFRMQADSPTLAQILSFGEEGYFGGRQAEKKKMKPIIPLVGDLFSRKKRSSTACYA from the coding sequence ATGGAACCTCATTCTCCTCCTGAAAATCAGAACGTCCTAGATTATAACTCCAACGTTGACACGTCCCGTCCCTTCCGCTCCGTCAAAGAAGCAGTCGCTATCTTCGGCGAGCGGCTTCTTGTGGGAGAAATTTACTCTCAAAAGCCTTATGGGAAGGCTCCAAAGGAAGAAACTTCATGGAAGTTCTCATCAACTCCCTTCAAGCTGGATGATCAGAAAGTTGAGGATCATAATGAACAGTACTTGCTTTTAGACTCTCTGAAGAAGCTGGAGGCCCAGCTCGAGGAAACGAAGGTGGAGCTGAAGTTGCTGAAGGAGAGAGAGTCCGAAACTGAGGTCGCACTGGCTTCGCTAAACGCTGAGCTTCACAAGAACATGTCAAAGTTGGCGGAGGCCGAAGCGGCTGCGGCTGGAAAGGCAATGGGTACGAGAGAGATCAGGAGTACTTTTGGGAGAGCAAATAGTACTGGGataagagaggaagagaagaagagggaGTTGATGTTTAGGATGCAGGCGGACTCGCCAACTTTGGCTCAGATATTAAGCTTTGGAGAGGAAGGATATTTTGGAGGGAGACAggcagagaagaagaagatgaagcctATTATTCCTCTGGTGGGAGATTTATTTTCCAGGAAGAAACGGTCATCCACTGCATGCTATGCATGA
- the LOC122310533 gene encoding nifU-like protein 2, chloroplastic has product MQAVVVNTPLYCNRAQPALEPPTSSRPSKSSSLFGTHLSIARGHDSVWRDSYRSVPIRFQSRSRSPISHVVKAVATPNSVVELPLTAENVESVLDEIRPYLIADGGNVALHEIDGNVVRLKLQGACGSCPSSVMTMKMGIECRLMEKIPEIVAVEPIADEETGLEMNEENIEEVLEEIRPYLVGVAGGSLELVAIEDPIVKVRITGPAAGVMTVRVAVTQKLREKIPSIAAVQLL; this is encoded by the exons ATGCAAGCCGTAGTGGTGAATACGCCCTTATACTGTAACAGGGCCCAACCAGCCCTAGAGCCTCCCACCTCTTCTCGCCCCTCCAAG AGCTCCAGCTTGTTTGGCACGCATCTTTCTATCGCGAGGGGACATGATTCGGTATGGCGAGATTCATATCGTTCCGTTCCAATTCGTTTCCAATCCCGCTCACGCAGTCCAATCTCTCACG TTGTGAAGGCTGTTGCTACTCCGAATTCAGTTGTGGAATTGCCACTAACTGCTGAAAATGTTGAAAGTGTATTGGATGAAATCCGACCTTATCTAATTGCAGATGGGGGAAATGTGGCATTGCATGAAATTGATGGCAACGTTGTACGATTGAAGCTACAGGGAGCATGTGGCTCCTGTCCGAGTTCTGTTATGACAATGAAAATGGGCATTGAGTGTCGCTTGATGGAAAAGATCCCTGAAATAGTCGCAGTGGAACCGATAGCTGATGAAGAAACTGGTCTTGAgatgaatgaggaaaatatAGAGGAG GTACTCGAAGAAATAAGGCCCTATCTAGTTGGGGTAGCAGGTGGATCACTTGAACTCGTGGCAATTGAGGACCCAATAGTCAAAGTTCGAATAACAGGACCAGCTGCAGGAGTGATGACTGTTCGCGTGGCTGTTACACAGAAACTGCGTGAGAAAATCCCATCCATTGCGGCAGTTCAACTTCTGTAA